Genomic DNA from Thiosocius teredinicola:
CAGCAAACGCTTCTCGCCGAGGGACAAACCCAGCCTGGGTTCATCAGTGCGCAACAGACAGACGAAAGGATGAAACGGCATCTCCGCGAGCTTGGCCAGATCCAGCCACATCAGCTGCCTGCCGTCGCCCAACGGGTCGAATCCCATCCCCAACAGCGACTTGCGGCCCATGTCATCGTCGCCCTCCCCCAGGGGATGCAGCGCCAAACGACAATTGAACCCTCCGTGCTGCAAACGAAAGCACTGCTGCATCTCGGCGACACCTTTCTGCACCATCGGGTCGGTCGGATCACCGGGTGGTGCGAAGAAGTGCAGAAACACCAGCGCCATGCCATCGCCGTGGTTGCACCTCGCCTGCTCATCGGGGCGAAGAAAGACGGGATCGTTTGCCAGCTCACGGGCGTACAGCCATTCAACAAGCGGCGTGCAAACCTGGCACTCGACGATTGTCTGCGCCAACTCCAACGAGATGAACCCGGTTACGGCGAATGACACAACTTGGTCGTTGCCAATGGGCCTGGTCGGCATAGATGAACCATCACCGGCATCGCTATTGAGCAGAATCACACCGCTGATTGCTTTCTCATGGAACAAGCCCGACATCAGATCAGTGAGCATATCAGCATCAATTCCGTTGCCATAGCTGTAGCGGAAGGATGGCATCAGCTCGACCAAAGTACGTGCGTCTTCGGGTCGGGCGAGGCGTTTGAGGATCAGGGACATCTTTAAAGACTGGAGTCGACAACTTCAACAATGCGTACAACTGTATCTGAAATCGACGCTGGCCTGACGATGTTCAGGCAATTGCTTCGGTTTCACCTATGAGGTTACGATTAATCTGTCGTAGCCGGCAGAGCACGCCGTCAGACAACAAATTCTCGGCAGCGCCTTTCGATAGCAATCTGAGCATCAAGATGCTTCTTCCGCTTGGCAGCAGACAAGTGCCGTGCACAGAAATATTCGAGCCTCCTCGGATGCGATAGCGCGTCTCGCCCGTCGGTAACGAAGCCTGCGAACTCGACCCAATGGCCACCGCCACCCGCTTCGCCTTCAGAAGCAGCACCACAGACAGCACAACTAGCAGGTTTCACCACGCATCCTCTGTTGCTATGACGCCCAACACAGGAATGACCAGCCTTGGCGCATCGTGTAGTACGGTTTTAGCGATCACAATATGCAGTATCTCAGCTTGAGAAAGGACAAGTTCAGTCGCGCCATGCATTGTCGCAATCTCGTCGTTTGATCGGTATT
This window encodes:
- a CDS encoding helix-turn-helix transcriptional regulator; translated protein: MVELMPSFRYSYGNGIDADMLTDLMSGLFHEKAISGVILLNSDAGDGSSMPTRPIGNDQVVSFAVTGFISLELAQTIVECQVCTPLVEWLYARELANDPVFLRPDEQARCNHGDGMALVFLHFFAPPGDPTDPMVQKGVAEMQQCFRLQHGGFNCRLALHPLGEGDDDMGRKSLLGMGFDPLGDGRQLMWLDLAKLAEMPFHPFVCLLRTDEPRLGLSLGEKRLLTLALWGYADHAIADALCIAVETVRKRWRNIFLKIEEHPEVLLFNDAQSTAEATRGREKRSVVLRYLDSHLSEIRP